A genomic stretch from Nitrospiraceae bacterium includes:
- a CDS encoding integrase core domain-containing protein, with protein LVECWRQTYNRIRPHSALGYRPPAPEAIAPRCA; from the coding sequence GCTCGTGGAGTGCTGGCGGCAGACCTACAACCGGATTCGGCCCCACAGCGCCCTGGGCTATCGTCCGCCGGCACCGGAAGCCATCGCGCCACGGTGCGCGTGA